A genomic segment from uncultured Desulfuromonas sp. encodes:
- a CDS encoding NAD(+)/NADH kinase, translated as MKSIGIYAKRSNPDAVHVAKQLKGWLAERGIRVLVERKLAADMGAGEGVPSRELPPLVDCIVVLGGDGTLISVARKVGNLGVPILGVNLGSLGFLTEITLDDLYDELQRVLHDDYEISDRIMLQAAIERQGERIAEYQVLNDVVINKGALARIIDMEVWVDDSYLTTFKADGLIVSSPTGSTAYNLAAGGPIIYPGLHCLVITPICPHMLTNRPIIVSDQSLIRIIMRFNEERVFFTADGQVGMALQAQDIVEICKAEQCTRLIRSAKKEYFEVLRTKLRWGER; from the coding sequence ATGAAATCTATAGGAATTTATGCCAAACGAAGTAATCCGGATGCCGTTCATGTCGCCAAACAACTCAAAGGCTGGTTGGCTGAACGGGGTATCCGGGTGCTGGTCGAGAGAAAACTTGCTGCCGACATGGGTGCTGGAGAGGGCGTGCCGAGTCGTGAGCTGCCTCCTCTGGTCGATTGCATTGTCGTCCTTGGTGGTGACGGTACGCTGATTTCCGTCGCGCGAAAAGTGGGCAACCTCGGCGTGCCGATTCTCGGTGTCAATCTTGGTAGCCTGGGTTTTCTGACCGAAATCACTCTTGATGATCTTTATGATGAACTGCAACGTGTTCTTCATGACGATTATGAAATCTCTGATCGGATCATGTTACAGGCGGCGATCGAACGCCAGGGTGAGAGGATTGCCGAGTACCAGGTGCTTAATGACGTTGTGATCAACAAAGGAGCCCTGGCACGGATCATTGATATGGAAGTCTGGGTGGATGACAGCTATCTGACCACCTTCAAAGCCGATGGTCTGATCGTGTCGTCACCAACCGGTTCGACGGCCTATAATCTCGCTGCCGGCGGCCCGATTATCTACCCGGGATTGCATTGCCTGGTGATCACCCCCATTTGTCCGCATATGCTCACGAATCGTCCGATTATTGTCTCGGATCAGTCGTTGATCCGCATTATCATGCGCTTTAACGAAGAGCGGGTGTTTTTTACAGCGGATGGACAAGTGGGGATGGCCTTGCAGGCGCAGGATATCGTTGAAATTTGTAAAGCCGAGCAATGCACCCGCCTGATTCGCAGTGCGAAGAAGGAATATTTTGAAGTGTTGCGCACTAAATTACGCTGGGGAGAACGCTAA
- the recN gene encoding DNA repair protein RecN translates to MLTDLSIKNLAVIEQLQVNFGSGFNVLSGETGAGKSIIIDAMGLLLGQRMRNDLVRTGEETASVEAVFSLKDQPGVRHLLQEMDFDDDDELVIRRSLSRQGKNRVYVNGAMATLAQLQQLTAPMLAIFGQHDQQQLQRVENHLRLLDGFGECQDLLCDYQQHYRQWRSLQQKLESLQQSERDRESRIDLLSFQHQEITAAALQSGEDEELNAERLRLQHAERLFAGCQQGYERLYADEGAVCEQLGALNQVLEGLVDVEPQLLGPVEAVRDALFGLEDAAGQLRQLADGVVFDEQRQTEVEERLALIATLQRKYHTEIDGILAYADDIAEELELLRDSAATMEQLEKQIATVYEQMMATGQKLSTLRQQAAQRLKQAMEDELAGLAMANACFEVRLSEGEAGLLGLEKAEFYFSANPGQEPRPLASTASGGELSRIMLALRKVAPRADSLSTMIFDEVDAGIGGIAASAVGERLCSVAEGRQVLCITHLPQVAAYADVQYRVEKLVENNQTSTRLVCLDEEERVQELARMLGGAQLSSQTVSHARDMLQRSRRPSLF, encoded by the coding sequence ATGCTGACGGATTTATCCATTAAAAACCTGGCGGTTATTGAGCAGCTGCAGGTGAACTTTGGTTCTGGCTTTAATGTGCTTAGTGGTGAAACCGGTGCCGGTAAATCCATCATTATTGACGCTATGGGTTTGCTGCTTGGCCAGCGCATGCGCAATGATCTCGTGCGCACAGGGGAAGAGACGGCCAGTGTCGAAGCGGTGTTTTCGCTCAAAGACCAGCCTGGAGTGCGTCATTTGTTGCAGGAAATGGACTTTGACGACGATGACGAACTGGTGATCCGGCGCAGCCTGTCACGTCAGGGGAAAAATCGCGTCTATGTCAACGGAGCCATGGCTACGTTGGCCCAGTTGCAACAACTGACGGCACCAATGCTGGCGATCTTTGGTCAACATGACCAGCAACAATTGCAACGGGTTGAGAACCATCTGCGTCTTCTGGATGGTTTTGGTGAGTGTCAGGATCTGCTCTGTGATTACCAACAGCATTATCGCCAGTGGCGTTCATTGCAACAGAAGTTGGAATCTCTGCAACAGTCTGAACGGGACCGCGAAAGCCGTATTGACCTCCTGAGCTTTCAACATCAGGAGATCACGGCTGCCGCCTTGCAATCCGGAGAAGATGAGGAGCTGAATGCCGAGCGATTGCGTCTTCAACATGCCGAACGACTTTTTGCCGGGTGTCAGCAGGGCTATGAGCGGCTTTATGCGGATGAAGGCGCGGTGTGTGAACAACTCGGCGCCCTGAATCAGGTTCTCGAAGGACTGGTCGATGTTGAACCGCAACTTCTGGGTCCTGTCGAGGCGGTGCGTGATGCCTTGTTTGGTCTGGAGGACGCTGCCGGGCAACTCCGTCAGTTGGCTGATGGTGTGGTGTTTGACGAACAGCGTCAGACGGAAGTGGAAGAACGCCTGGCTCTGATTGCGACCTTGCAACGCAAATATCATACTGAGATTGACGGCATTCTCGCCTATGCCGATGACATTGCCGAAGAGCTGGAATTGCTGCGTGACAGTGCGGCAACCATGGAACAGTTAGAAAAGCAGATTGCCACAGTGTACGAACAGATGATGGCGACGGGCCAAAAGCTCTCAACGCTACGGCAACAGGCCGCACAACGTCTTAAACAGGCGATGGAGGATGAACTGGCCGGGCTGGCCATGGCCAATGCCTGTTTTGAGGTCCGTCTGAGCGAGGGAGAAGCCGGTTTGCTGGGGCTGGAGAAAGCGGAATTTTATTTTTCCGCCAATCCTGGTCAAGAACCACGTCCTCTGGCCTCAACGGCATCGGGTGGTGAACTGTCACGCATTATGTTGGCATTGCGTAAAGTCGCACCGCGTGCTGATAGCCTTTCCACGATGATTTTTGATGAGGTTGATGCCGGTATCGGTGGCATCGCCGCCTCGGCTGTTGGTGAGCGCCTGTGCTCTGTGGCCGAAGGGCGCCAGGTGTTGTGTATCACTCATCTGCCGCAGGTGGCCGCCTATGCCGACGTGCAGTATCGGGTGGAGAAGCTTGTCGAGAATAATCAGACCTCGACCCGGCTGGTCTGTCTTGACGAAGAGGAGCGTGTTCAAGAATTAGCGCGCATGTTGGGCGGAGCCCAGCTCAGTTCACAGACCGTGAGTCATGCGCGTGACATGCTGCAACGCAGCCGGCGTCCATCCCTGTTTTAG